The DNA segment GTTCTCATCATCGCCTTCCCACGCGAGGATATGCGTGGCGACGCGGTCGAGGAACCAACGGTCGTGGGAGATGACCACGGCGCAGCCGGGGAACTGCAGCAGCGCGTTCTCCAACGATTCCAAGGTCTCCACATCAAGATCGTTCGTAGGCTCATCGAGCAGCAGCAGGTTGCCGCCCTGCTTCAGGGTCAGGGCAAGGTTCAGTCGGTTGCGCTCGCCGCCGGAGAGCACGCCCACAAGCTTCTGCTGGTCGGAGCCCTTGAAGCCGAAGCTGGCCACATACGCGCGGGTCGGTACCTCGACGCCGGCCACTTCGATGAAGTCAAGACCGTCGGACACGGCCTCCCACAGGTTCTTGTTCGGGTCAAGGCCGGCACGGTTCTGATCGACGTAGCTGATCTTGACGGTGTCGCCGATCTTGAGCGAACCGGAGGTCAGCGGCTCCAGGCCGACGATCGTCTTGAACAGCGTGGACTTACCCACGCCGTTCGGGCCGATCACGCCGACGATGCCGTTACGCGGCAGGGTGAAGCTCAGGTCGTCGATGAGCACGCGGTCGCCAAACGCCTTGTGAATGTGCTCGGCCTCCAGAACGGTGGAGCCCAGGCGCGGGCCGGCAGGAATCTGAATCTCGGAGAAGTCGAGCTTCTTGTTGTTGCGTGCCTCCTGCTCCATCTGGTCGTAGCGCTCCAGGCGGGCCTTGTTCTTGGCCTGACGGGCCTTCGGCGAGGAACGCACCCAGTCGAGCTCGTTCTTGAGCCTCTTGGCGAGCTTGGCGTCCTTGGCGCCCTGAATCTCCATACGCTTGGCCTTGGTCTCCAAGTAGGTGGAGTAGTTGCCCTTGTACGGGTACAGATGTCCACGGTCCACCTCGCAGATCCATTCGGCCACATTGTCCATGAAGTAACGGTCGTGGGTGACGGCGATGACGGCGCCCTTGTACTGGTGCAGGAACTGCTCCAGCCACAGAATCGACTCGGCATCGAGATGGTTGGTGGGCTCGTCGAGCAGCAGCAGATCCGGTGCTTCGAGCAGCAGCTTGCACAATGCCACACGGCGGCGTTCGCCACCGGAGCACACGTTGACCGGGGTGTCCGGGTCGGGGCACTGCAGAGCGTCCATGGCTTGATCGAGCTGGGAGTCGAGATCCCAACCGTTCGCCGCGTCGATCTCGGTCTGCAGCTTGCCCATCTCTTCCATCAGAGCGTCGAAGTCGGCATTCGGATCGGCCATCTCCTCGCCGATCTGGTTGAAGCGCGCGACCTTGTCGGCGATCGGACCGAAGGCCATCTTGATGTTCTCGCCCACGGTCTTGGTGTCGTCCAGCGGCGGCTCCTGCTGCAGAATGCCCACGGTAAAGCCCGGGGTGAGGGATGCCTCGCCGTTGGAGACGGTGTCGAGTCCGGCCATGATCTTCAGCAGCGTGGACTTACCCATGCCGTTGGGGCCGACGACGCCGATCTTCGCGCCCGGCAGGAAGCTCAGGGTCACGTCATCGAGGATCACGCGGTCGCCATAGGCCTTGCGAGCCTTGATCATCTGGTAAATAAACTCAGCCATATAATACCTAACTACTTAGGAAACGTTGATTTTCCAACGTTTTGCGGGACCTGGACTCCGTAATGACACAAATTAAAATGACACAACCGTCTACAGGGTGTCCCGGACGGCCCGTTTTGTGTCATCCGCCGTTTGTTTTCCCGTGTCATCCTGGTGTCTGTCCACGCAAAAGCACCTTGTGGATTATCCCATATCCCATCGTCATGCCGCAACAGTGCGGTGATGCTTAATTGAGTTGGGCCTGGGGTGCTTTTAGTGCATATTGGTCAATCGGTCCCTTTTTGCCTCGTCAGGAGTCCGCGTAAGCGCGACGTGATTCGGTTGCGCGCTGATCCGCATACGCAATGTCATGGAAATCGGTAGCAATATCAGTCCAATACCATGAACATCATTGGGACGTCGAACTGAGATTCGGGCAATGCAATAAAGTCGAGCGCTCACGAGGCCGGTTATGGATACGAGGACAGTTGCGTCCAGAGCACTATTGACGAAATTGTTATGAGCGCAAAACCAGTTCACAAGCAAAGAGTATGGGCATTGCGCATATGGTGACTATATTCATTCTGAAATGTTGCCTTGATGGTCCAGCTCATTCCACGAGGATGGGCGGCGGCGCCGTTTCAGCTGCCTTTATGGATGAGGCTGGGGATTATGCGAGGGGCCGATCGATTTGGCCGAGTTGATGGCCCGCACCCGTTGGCACTATGGAATTAGATGTGGTATGACGTATCTTCCGGCATCGTATGGTCCTATGTGGTTCCCGATGCTGATACGTTAAGGAATCTGACCATCCTGCTTGACGTGACCATCGGAGACAATAGCATGATCGGTACCGGGTTGGTTATCGCGCGTGACATTACCGCCGATGTGGTTGCCGTGGATGCGCCGTGCAAGGTGTCGCGTCCAATCGGCGAACGGGACCGTGGGCATTGCTGGCATAATCGCAGGCTCGACGTGTCATGATGATGGCTATTCGCAGTTGTCTGCAGGGTTGATGAGGTTGGAATAATAATCGATTTTTCCGGCAAGCACATCGTCGTAGAAGGTCTGCTTACGGTCGATATAGTCGATGGCGTCTTGGACTTCGGACAGTTTTTTCTCGAGCGCGCGCCGTTTGATGGCGAGGATCTCCTTGCGTTCCGGTATTGACGATTCGCCTTCAAGACAGAGTTGCGTGTAATGCTGCATCTCCTTGATTCCGAGGCCACATTGCTTGAGACAAGTCAATCCGTTGATCCACGCGATGCTCCGCTCATCGAAGATGCGGCGGTTGTTCTGGTCTCGCTCAACTCCCGGCACGAGTCCGGAATTGCAGTAGAACTTCAGTGCTTCATAGTTCATGCCGGTCAATTCGCATGCCTGCTTCATCGTATAGGTCTTCATGCTCGCATGGGGGGATATCGCAGTGATTGCCATATATGGTCTCCTTGTAGATGCTACGCGGCGGGATATTCTGTGGCGTTGCTGGAGAGAAATTGGGTCTGGCCGCGTCGTTGTTGCTCGTGTCCATCATGGCATGATTCCGGTTGTACTTACCGGTAGATAGTATCGGCGTGTCGCAATTTGACCGGTAGCGGCTACCGGATTTTATCTTTGGGGCTATGGATGGCATATATGCCGACATCTCATATCAACGAATTCACGGAAGGCAAAACATGGAATATGTGAAGCTCGTCAACGGCGTCGAAATCCCGAAGATCGGGTACGGCGTCTTCCAGATCAGTAAGGATGATGCTCCGCGCTGCGTGCGTGAGGCCATCGAGACCGGGTACCGCCATATAGACACCGCGCAGTCGTACTTCAACGAGGCGGAAGTCGGCCAAGGCATCAAGGATTCCGGCATCGATCGCAAGGAACTGTTCCTCACCACCAAGATCTGGATCAGCAATTATGGCTATGAGAATACGCTGAAGTCCGTCGATGTGTCCTTGAAGAAGCTTGGTACCGACTATCTCGACCTGATATTGCTGCACCAGCCGTTCTCCGATACCTACGGTGCATGGCGTGCTCTCGAAAAGCTCTACAGGGACGGCGTGATTCGCGCAATCGGCGTGAGCAACTTCTATCCGGACCGTCTGGCCGACATGGTTGCTTTCAACGAGATCGCCCCGATGGTCAATCAGGTCGAGACCAATCCGATCAACCAGCAGATTGAGGCCCACGAGAACATGGTCAAGCGCGGAGTGGCGCAGGAAGCATGGGCGCCGTTCGGGGAGGGCATGCAGAACATGTTCTCCAATCCCACTCTGGGCAAGATCGGCGAGGCGCACGGCAAGTCCGTCGCGCAGGTGATTCTGCGCTGGCTCACCCAGCGCGACATCATCGCCCTGCCCAAGTCCACGCACAAGGAACGCATGGAGGAAAACCTGAACATCTTCGATTTCCAGCTCTCTGACGATGAGATGGCAACCATCGCGGGTCTTGACACCAAGACCAGCATGTTCTTCCGCCACGACACCCCCGATGCAGTCGACCGCTTCGTTGGCTACGTCAAGGATCGTGCCGGCCGCGAGTGATCGCAGCCTGTGAATACCCCTTTTCCGGAAAGGAATACGATCATGACCATTCTTTTCGTCAACGGCAGCCCGAATGGTAACGGCAACACCGCGCATCTGGCTGCAACGCTGCTTGCCGGCCATGATTACGGAACCCTGAATCTTACTGATTACCGCATTAACGCCTTTGGACAGACGCTGCCCGGCGATCAGTTCGACGAGGTCATCGAACGCATCAAACAGGCCGACGTCGTAGTGCTCGGTTCTCCCGTTTACTGGCACAACCTGTGCGCCTCGGTACGTACCCTCATGGAACGCTGCTACATGAATCCCAAGGTAGATCGACTTGGCGGCAGACTGTTCCTAGTCTTCCAAGGTGCAGGTCCGGAACAGTGGATGCTTGATGCCGGCGTATATTCCGTCGAGCGTTTCGCCGGAATGTACGGCATGACCTACGAGGGCGTGGCCCACAATGCCGCGGAGGCCAAGAAGCTGGCAAACGCATTGAATTCGGTAAGGGAATAGGAAAGACAACTGATGCGTAGTGCAAGCGTATTGATCAAAAAAGTGCTGGCATGCGTCGTCGGGTTGGGCATGATGGGTCTTGCCGCATGCGGCGGTGGCGCCGGCGGCTCCTCGACGAGTAATTCCTCTTCGTCGGCCAAGGGCGGATCTTCATCGAGCTCGTCGTCCGCGTCGAATGGCAAGGCCGTTGTGGTGTATTTCTCGGCATCCGGCAACACCAAAAGAGCTGCCGAGGCCATCGCCAAGGGACTTAACACTCCAACGTTCGAGCTCATCCCGCAGCAGCCATACACCGATGATGACCTTGATTGGACCGATCCGGATAGCCGCGTCATCAGGGAACACGAGAACGAATCCCTGCAGGACGTCAAGCTCGCCGATACGAAGGTGCCCGATTGGGATACCTACAACACCGTATACCTTGGCTTTCCGATTTGGTGGATGGCGCCCGCCTGGCCGGTGAACGACTTCGTCAAATCCAACGATTTCACAGGCAAGACGATCATTCCTTTCTGCACTTCAACCAGCTCCGGCATCGATGACAGCGCATCCACGCTCCAGAAGATGTCCGGTACCGGCACATGGCTCACCGGGCATCGATTCTCGGGTTCGGTTTCCGAGAAGGACGTGACCGATTGGCTGAGCCAGACCAGGAACGGCGCCGCCGAATAGCTAAGATGCAGGGTGGCTATCGCTGAAGCGATTGTTCCGCTGCATGTCGTGTTGCGTAACAGGCCGTCCCTCATCCTTGTCTTTTTCTTCAGCGTGGGTATTGCGATTGATGCAGCAAAGGAGCGTCATGAAACGTATATTGATTGCGATCACCGGTTTCGTCTGCGCGCTCGCGCTTATGATATGCGGTGTCAGTGTGCTTTCCGGTTTCTCCACGGCTTCCGAGAAAAAAGGTTTGTCGGCATCTGGGGGCGGTAGGGAAGTCACGACGCGCAACCATGGCACGTCCTCAGGCTGGACCTTCAGTGAAGGAACCGGCGAATACAGAGGATTCGTGCTCGACAACGTATTGCGCTCGTCCACGCAAGGCAATATCCATTTCAACCTGTACGTGCCCGATTCGTACGACGGAACAAAGCCCTATGCGCTGTTCGTCACGCTTCCCGGCTATTAAGGACTGCATTTTCAAGGAGTGGGAATCAGCTTGCGAACAGAGGAATTCGGATTCGCGGCGCAAGGCTACAACAGGAACATGATCATTGCGGCGCCGCAGCTTGACGATTGGGGTGACACGAGCGCCAAGCAGACCATCGAATTGACCGAATATCTGCTTGACGCATACAACATCGACCGAAACAAGGTGTACGGCGAGGGATATTCCGGTGGTGGTGAGACGATGTCCCGCGTGATGGGCATGCGTCCCGAGCTGTTCTCGGCCTATCTGCAATGCGCTTCGCAATTCGACGGCGATATCGAGGTGCTTGCCAAGGCTCGCACGCCGGTTCGGCTGGTGGTCGGAGCACACGACGAATATTACGGGGCTCAACCATCGCAAGAAACGTATGATCGATTGCATGCCCTGTACCGTGACCAAGGGCTGACTGACACCCAGATTGATCGAATCCTTGTACTCGATGTCAGACCCGACTCATACTTCAGCTCGCAAGACATTAGCAATCAGCATGGTCGGGGCGGTCATCTTTTTGCCAACGATTCGGATATCATGGGCTGGCTCTTCAATCGCTAATCATTTGGAAAATCAAGATTGAAATCGTCGGCCACGATGCGAGGTCCATGATATTTGCTGCGGCGTTCCGCCGCTGTCGGCGGATGCTGGATGCGGTTCGGGAATCTGTCTGATTCGTGAGTCGTTGGACCAATCGTAAAAAAGGAGAATATTATGACAATCAGCAATCCCAGCCCGTTTCCACTTGGAGAACCCAACGACGGGTTCGCGCAATACTTCGACGGGCAGAGCTACCTAGCATCGGTGCTCGGATCGTCGGAGATCTCGATTCACAATGTGACCTTCGAACCAGGATGCCGTAATCACTGGCATATGCATCATCACGGATCGCAAATTCTCATTGCCGTTGGAGGCCGTGGTTACTATCAACTCGAAAATGAAGCGCCAAAGGAGCTGAAGGCCGGGCAGGCTGTACGCATTCCACCGGATACCAAATACTGGCATGGCGCGGCTCCGAGCGAATCATTCAGCCATCTGGCGTTCATGATACCTGACGGCAGCGGCAAGCCAATCGACAACGAGTGGCTTGAGCCGGTGGATCCGGACGTATACGAATCTCTGCGCTGATTCCAAGGGGCGCTTATATCCTGTGCGGTTCAGGCATCTCGTCTTTCAGACGCTTCGTCCGGACAATGGTTTTGTGGAATGAAATGACGGGCGGATGAACGTTCGTTGCATCGTTACAGACCAATAGCGTCGGCGTTAGTTTGGCCTTGGTTTTTTGAATGCATGACGGACTCATCGTAAAACAATCGTTGTCAGCAGAAGCCGCTACGCTCCTGCCATGCGTTTGATCGAGGTGTGGTCGGGGGGCCGGAACGGACTTATGCACTGTTCGATAAGTTCCCCGCGGATGAAAACGGATTCGAGAATCCGGCGTCCGGCATGGACAAGGCCGCTTTCGGGGAATATATGCACGATCTTGAAAACGAGGCCGCAGGCATCGGACTCAAGCCCGGTTGGGTGCCGGCCACCAAATACATCCTTGTGAACGATCAAGGCGAATATGTCGGCATCGTCAACCTGTGTCATGAGCTCAACGATGCATTGATGGAAGGCGCGGGTCATATCGGATACGGAATCGCTCCCGAATGGCGTGGACGCGGATATGCCACCGAGGGATTAAGGCTATTGCTTATCAAGGCGCGTGACGAGTTCGACATCACGGAGGCGTACCTGTCCGTGCATAAGAACAATCCCGCCTCGTTGGCGGTGCAGCGTCATCTCGGCGCCCGTATCGATCACGAGTCGGACACTGAGTATTTCACGCGCATCGACACTTCGGTCACTGCCTAAGTTACAGGAAAAGATCCTTGCCACAGTACATCTTGCCGAGGCACTGCACGCTGAGCTTCAGATGATCACGCCGTCGCAGTGGTCGATCTCATGCTGGATGATCTGCGCGGTGAAACCAGTGAACGTGGCATGCCGCTCGCGCCAGCGGCGATCCATGTAATCCACTTCGATACGCTGATAGCGCAGCGTGCGGCGCTCGCCGTTAAGTGACAGGCATCCTTCGGCGGTGTCATAGGCGCCATCCTGCGCGGTGATGCGCGGATTGAACATGAGCGTGATGCGACCGCCCAGCTCCTCGTCCACAAACGCGATGATGCGTTTGTGCTCGCCGATCATGTTCGCGGCCATGCCCACACAGCCGTTGCGGTGCGCGTCGAGCGTATCCTTCAGATCCTGTGCCACGGCAAGATCGGCCTCGGTGCTGTGCGCTTCCTCGGACGGCTGGCTGAGTAACGGGATCGATGTCGTAATAGGGCGTTGCATGGTCGGCTCCTTTCTCTGAATACGAGCTAAGCCGACAGTCTCGACGAGCCCGGCATACCTGATGACCCCGGCGGATTCGACGAGAGCGCCGGAACCGTGACGCGGAACGAGTCGATTGAATTATCGATTCGCGCAGGCGGGCGTTGCTCATTGCGCAGCAGGGCCTCGATGCGACGATACCCGGTACCGTTGTCCTGCAACACCATGCCATCGCTCGGGTAGGGGACGGAACGCAGCAGCGAGAACAGGAACGGGTTGCGTGTGGAACCGGAAGCCGGCTGCTTGAGTGTGCGTTTGGTCACTGCGCCGAACAAGCCGCCGGGATTGGTGATTTCGATGCGGTCGGCGAACATGTCGACATGCACGGGCGTGCCCACGGCATCGGGCGAATAATCACGGTGGATAAGGGCATTGGAGATCGCCTCGCGCAGCACCGCCTGGGGATATGGCGGGCGTGCCATGTCGAAGGCGGGCGAAGCGCTGCGACTCCAGTCCATCAGCGTTTCGACCGCATCGCAGACCATGGTGGGAATCGGCCCTACGAACACCGCGGCGCGCACCAGCTCACGGCCGGTGGAGAACACCTCATCGCGTGATATGCCGGGGAACATGGCGGCCGATATGGTCAGACGCGGGTAGAACTTCTGCGGGTATCGGCCAAGCGCCAGCAGGCCGGCCAGCGTAGGGCGAATCACGGCATCGTCGGTTTCGCTCCCGCTGGCTGTATCGGAGCAGAGGCGGCCGACTGCGCGCAGATTCAGCAGCATCTCTTCGTCGCTCATCCCTTCGAACACGTGCCCGTGTCGTGCCCGCTCGTTGACGAGCAGCGCCTGCACCAAGGCGGGGGAAAGATCCGTGGCCGTGGCGCCTTCGACCACTGCGATATCATGCTCAGGCTGGCGTTGCTCCTCCAGCAGTCGGTCCACCTCGTAGGCGGTCATGCGCCGATCGCCGTCCCCGGTTCGGATATACGAGCCATTGTAGGGTCCGGCGGCCGTGAAATAGCACGGCTTTTCGCGGGGAAGCATCTCGTCGATCACCGCGAATACCAGATTGGCGCCCTCGAACGGGCATGTCACAATCACCGGGCGCACCACGGGAGTGAGCTTTTCGCAGGCCTGGCTGAGCGCTTCCTGCATGGAACGTGCGTTGAAGCCATCCACGGGAGTGAACCCGTTCTTCTCGCTCAGGCCGAGAATGATATAGCCGCCGTTGCCATTGGAGAACGCCGAAAGAGTGTCGGTGATGGTGGTGCTGATCTTATGGGCGCATTCCTTGACCTCGCACTGCTGGGTGTCGTTGCCGATGGCGCGCATGAGCCGGATGAGCTCGGTCATTTTGGCCGTGTAGTCGTCATTGTCCATAATCCGCCGCCTTGCTTGGGTACGTCCCAGCATACCCGCGTCGGCATTCGCCGACGAACTGCTGGAATTGCAGGACCAACAGGGGTGTTGCACTTCTAAATGGACATTGGGAAGCGTCATTCCGGAGCCATGCGCGACGCCTATCGGGACACGTGACGGATGCATGGCGGCATATGGAGGGATTCGTGGCCCGAAGGGTTCCGGTCGGCTGCGCGGGCTCCGGGGAATGGGCCGCTTGTGTTCCGCACCGGTTGCCGCGGCTTGCGTCCACGGGCGTTTTCGGATTCCGGGCCGATTGCCGGATACCATGGAATCATTCGGAGGGAAGGTTCAAGAGGAGGAATCATGGCGGAGGAGCCAGAAGAACCGTCGGACGGCATGACGCAACCATCCCGGGAAAAACCGCCATGGGTGCGGCCCCTGTGGCTGTTGTCGGGATTCCTGCTTGTAGTAGTGGGGTCGTTGCCGTGGCTGTCGACGGTGTTGCCGCAATGGGGAACGATGCTGCGGCAATGGGGAACGATCCTGTGGCAATGGTGTTTGGGATCGTGGCAGTGGGTTTTGTTTCTTCTGCTGCGATTGTCGGGATTCCTGCTTTTATTAAAAGTGGTGTGGCCGTGGCTGTCGACGGTGTTGCCGCAATGGGGGAAGAAGCTGTCGCAAAAGCGCAAGGCAGCAGGGCGATGGTGTAAGGAATGGATGGGGAGGCTCCCACTGTTCGCCGCGATCGCCATATGGGCTGTTCTCGGCATCATCGCGTTTCTTCTCGCCATGTGGTGGCTGGGACGCGTGCCGTTCTGGCAGCTGAAACTGGATCCCATGAAGCAGGCGGAAAACATCGTCAAGATCGCCCTGACCCTTGTCGGCGGCGTGGGCGCGGTGGCCTACCTGGTGATCAAGTACCAGGAACGGCAACAGGCCGGACGCGCGGAAAAACGCGAGAAGGACCGCATCGTCGAGACGAAGGTACAGGATGCCATCAACCAATTGGGCTCCGACAAGGCCTCCACGCGCATCGCGGGCGTCTACGCGCTGACGGACATCGCGGACAGATACAAGGGTGGATATCGTCAGCGCGTGGTGGACATCCTGTGCGGCTACCTGCGATCCGATCGCGAGACGTATCCCCTCGGCGAGGATGGCAAGCCGGCGACGGGTCTTCCCCGGTCCGGCGACGCCGAC comes from the Bifidobacterium angulatum DSM 20098 = JCM 7096 genome and includes:
- a CDS encoding ATP-binding protein, producing the protein MDNDDYTAKMTELIRLMRAIGNDTQQCEVKECAHKISTTITDTLSAFSNGNGGYIILGLSEKNGFTPVDGFNARSMQEALSQACEKLTPVVRPVIVTCPFEGANLVFAVIDEMLPREKPCYFTAAGPYNGSYIRTGDGDRRMTAYEVDRLLEEQRQPEHDIAVVEGATATDLSPALVQALLVNERARHGHVFEGMSDEEMLLNLRAVGRLCSDTASGSETDDAVIRPTLAGLLALGRYPQKFYPRLTISAAMFPGISRDEVFSTGRELVRAAVFVGPIPTMVCDAVETLMDWSRSASPAFDMARPPYPQAVLREAISNALIHRDYSPDAVGTPVHVDMFADRIEITNPGGLFGAVTKRTLKQPASGSTRNPFLFSLLRSVPYPSDGMVLQDNGTGYRRIEALLRNEQRPPARIDNSIDSFRVTVPALSSNPPGSSGMPGSSRLSA
- a CDS encoding flavodoxin family protein, yielding MTILFVNGSPNGNGNTAHLAATLLAGHDYGTLNLTDYRINAFGQTLPGDQFDEVIERIKQADVVVLGSPVYWHNLCASVRTLMERCYMNPKVDRLGGRLFLVFQGAGPEQWMLDAGVYSVERFAGMYGMTYEGVAHNAAEAKKLANALNSVRE
- a CDS encoding pentapeptide repeat-containing protein; translation: MAEEPEEPSDGMTQPSREKPPWVRPLWLLSGFLLVVVGSLPWLSTVLPQWGTMLRQWGTILWQWCLGSWQWVLFLLLRLSGFLLLLKVVWPWLSTVLPQWGKKLSQKRKAAGRWCKEWMGRLPLFAAIAIWAVLGIIAFLLAMWWLGRVPFWQLKLDPMKQAENIVKIALTLVGGVGAVAYLVIKYQERQQAGRAEKREKDRIVETKVQDAINQLGSDKASTRIAGVYALTDIADRYKGGYRQRVVDILCGYLRSDRETYPLGEDGKPATGLPRSGDADKAVESTILSMFVAHLKKGPRDENGDVTLRQQVRNDQLWCDCSFDLHGATFHEDVRLIGTTFEHGLNFQGTKFERGANFSGAHFTGGASFSGAHFTGGADFGGADLDGANFSGAHFTGGANFNVADLDGANFSGAHFTGGANFVMAEFRTSAVFSGIQGQPSFRFEECKFNKIFRGAYEWGPIPIPEDNDGLPAGAVWKDFLEEALKDKDFLELWRNLNKCLKEYGKDGGTTNR
- the ettA gene encoding energy-dependent translational throttle protein EttA is translated as MAEFIYQMIKARKAYGDRVILDDVTLSFLPGAKIGVVGPNGMGKSTLLKIMAGLDTVSNGEASLTPGFTVGILQQEPPLDDTKTVGENIKMAFGPIADKVARFNQIGEEMADPNADFDALMEEMGKLQTEIDAANGWDLDSQLDQAMDALQCPDPDTPVNVCSGGERRRVALCKLLLEAPDLLLLDEPTNHLDAESILWLEQFLHQYKGAVIAVTHDRYFMDNVAEWICEVDRGHLYPYKGNYSTYLETKAKRMEIQGAKDAKLAKRLKNELDWVRSSPKARQAKNKARLERYDQMEQEARNNKKLDFSEIQIPAGPRLGSTVLEAEHIHKAFGDRVLIDDLSFTLPRNGIVGVIGPNGVGKSTLFKTIVGLEPLTSGSLKIGDTVKISYVDQNRAGLDPNKNLWEAVSDGLDFIEVAGVEVPTRAYVASFGFKGSDQQKLVGVLSGGERNRLNLALTLKQGGNLLLLDEPTNDLDVETLESLENALLQFPGCAVVISHDRWFLDRVATHILAWEGDDENPAKWYWFEGNFQAYQENKVARLGEDAARPHRLHKKLVRG
- a CDS encoding peptide deformylase, producing MQRPITTSIPLLSQPSEEAHSTEADLAVAQDLKDTLDAHRNGCVGMAANMIGEHKRIIAFVDEELGGRITLMFNPRITAQDGAYDTAEGCLSLNGERRTLRYQRIEVDYMDRRWRERHATFTGFTAQIIQHEIDHCDGVII
- a CDS encoding LbetaH domain-containing protein, giving the protein MWYDVSSGIVWSYVVPDADTLRNLTILLDVTIGDNSMIGTGLVIARDITADVVAVDAPCKVSRPIGERDRGHCWHNRRLDVS
- a CDS encoding cupin domain-containing protein → MTISNPSPFPLGEPNDGFAQYFDGQSYLASVLGSSEISIHNVTFEPGCRNHWHMHHHGSQILIAVGGRGYYQLENEAPKELKAGQAVRIPPDTKYWHGAAPSESFSHLAFMIPDGSGKPIDNEWLEPVDPDVYESLR
- a CDS encoding MerR family transcriptional regulator, which codes for MAITAISPHASMKTYTMKQACELTGMNYEALKFYCNSGLVPGVERDQNNRRIFDERSIAWINGLTCLKQCGLGIKEMQHYTQLCLEGESSIPERKEILAIKRRALEKKLSEVQDAIDYIDRKQTFYDDVLAGKIDYYSNLINPADNCE
- a CDS encoding flavodoxin; this encodes MRSASVLIKKVLACVVGLGMMGLAACGGGAGGSSTSNSSSSAKGGSSSSSSSASNGKAVVVYFSASGNTKRAAEAIAKGLNTPTFELIPQQPYTDDDLDWTDPDSRVIREHENESLQDVKLADTKVPDWDTYNTVYLGFPIWWMAPAWPVNDFVKSNDFTGKTIIPFCTSTSSGIDDSASTLQKMSGTGTWLTGHRFSGSVSEKDVTDWLSQTRNGAAE
- a CDS encoding aldo/keto reductase, with the translated sequence MEYVKLVNGVEIPKIGYGVFQISKDDAPRCVREAIETGYRHIDTAQSYFNEAEVGQGIKDSGIDRKELFLTTKIWISNYGYENTLKSVDVSLKKLGTDYLDLILLHQPFSDTYGAWRALEKLYRDGVIRAIGVSNFYPDRLADMVAFNEIAPMVNQVETNPINQQIEAHENMVKRGVAQEAWAPFGEGMQNMFSNPTLGKIGEAHGKSVAQVILRWLTQRDIIALPKSTHKERMEENLNIFDFQLSDDEMATIAGLDTKTSMFFRHDTPDAVDRFVGYVKDRAGRE
- a CDS encoding GNAT family N-acetyltransferase; the protein is MHDLENEAAGIGLKPGWVPATKYILVNDQGEYVGIVNLCHELNDALMEGAGHIGYGIAPEWRGRGYATEGLRLLLIKARDEFDITEAYLSVHKNNPASLAVQRHLGARIDHESDTEYFTRIDTSVTA
- a CDS encoding prolyl oligopeptidase family serine peptidase, whose product is MIIAAPQLDDWGDTSAKQTIELTEYLLDAYNIDRNKVYGEGYSGGGETMSRVMGMRPELFSAYLQCASQFDGDIEVLAKARTPVRLVVGAHDEYYGAQPSQETYDRLHALYRDQGLTDTQIDRILVLDVRPDSYFSSQDISNQHGRGGHLFANDSDIMGWLFNR